The Montipora capricornis isolate CH-2021 chromosome 6, ASM3666992v2, whole genome shotgun sequence genome has a window encoding:
- the LOC138050510 gene encoding high affinity cationic amino acid transporter 1-like, which produces MVALMRCLTRRKRLKHEEKNNTELAKCLTTWDLTSLGIGATLGAGMYVVSGQVAASIAGPAVIISFALAALTSILSGLCYAEFGARVPKTTGSAYAYSYITVGEIWAFIIGWNLILEYMIGTAADARALSACFDYVIGNAIRNLTLTYIGEINTPGLGTYPDILSFIVTIMVTIVLAIGVKQSSTFSTIFNVLNFLVVVFIVIAGIFFVDTRNWTEGRGFFPYGASGVLSGAATCFYAYVGFDIIATTGEETKNAPKSIPIAIVASLVVVFVCYFGVSAIVTLIVPFDQLDKLSPIPNAFAQRGFPLAKYIIGVGAVCGLSSSLLGSQFPLPRIIYAMASDGLLFKFFANVNPRTEVPVLATVYPGLLTAVIALLFDLNELVEMMSIGTLLAYTLVSLCVLILRYQPSIPNDTSIELWHLKNSERYEQFSMYDPSPEDFEISTTGILLTEFITKSDQSRDYDSLQMKKGTSNQHRPDDPRRGPTAESFRIVNWAVALLFVSFVGLCSATVYGFEAVKRHSHVMILFVVIFAVLSMFAIIVILLQPQNTTKISFKAPLVPALPILAVFFNVFLMLKLSRLTWIRFGVWMGLGMLLYFGYSVWNSQERQQMSPLLEQKIFDRQVLLADDPDVIDFGYEMETIPAHRDNSANLSPIAFKWDSL; this is translated from the exons ATGGTCGCCTTGATGAGATGTTTGACGCGAAGAAAAAGACTAAAACACGAAGAGAAGAATAACACCGAATTGGCAAAATGTCTCACAACGTGGGATCTAACATCCCTCGGGATAGGCGCTACTCTCGGCGCCGGTATGTACGTTGTCTCGGGACAAGTTGCAGCGAGTATCGCGGGACCCGCAGTGATTATTTCATTCGCTTTAGCGGCATTAACATCCATTCTTTCGGGTTTATGTTACGCCGAGTTTGGCGCACGTGTTCCCAAGACAACCGGATCGGCTTACGCCTATAGTTATATCACTGTTGGTGAAATATGGGCTTTTATAATCGGCTGGAACCTGATTCTAGAATACATGATCGGCACGGCTGCTGATGCCAGAGCCTTGAGTGCCTGCTTCGATTATGTCATTGGAAATGCCATTAGAAATTTAACTCTGACATACATTGGAGAGATTAACACACCTGGTCTAGGCACATACCCTgatattttgtcttttattGTCACAATAATGGTCACAATTGTGTTGGCTATTGGTGTCAAACAATCTTCAACTTTTAGTACAATTTTCAAcgttctcaatttcttagtCGTTGTTTTCATTGTTATCGCGGGGATATTCTTCGTTGATACGCGGAACTGGACTGAAGGAAGAGGATTTTTCCCTTACGGGGCTTCTGGAGTTCTAAGTGGTGCAGCCACATGTTTTTACGCTTATGTAGGTTTTGATATTATCGCTACAACAGGGGAAGAGACCAAGAACGCTCCTAAGTCTATTCCAATAGCAATTGTGGCGTCTCTGGTTGTtgtgtttgtgtgttattttgGAGTGTCTGCAATAGTAACGCTAATTGTGCCTTTTGATCAACTGGACAAGCTGTCCCCAATACCAAATGCGTTCGCTCAGAGAGGCTTTCCCCTTGCTAAGTACATTATAGGCGTTGGAGCTGTTTGTGGTCTTTCATCAAGCCTTTTAGGCTCTCAGTTCCCTTTACCGAGGATCATATATGCTATGGCCTCAGACGGTTTACTGTTTAAGTTCTTCGCCAATGTGAATCCAAGGACTGAGGTCCCTGTTTTGGCCACTGTGTATCCTGGTCTTCTAACAGCAGTCATTGCTTTATTGTTTGACTTAAACGAACTGGTTGAGATGATGTCCATAGGGACGTTACTTGCCTACACACTTGTTTCGCTCTGTGTTTTGATTCTGCGATATCAACCCAGTATTCCGAATGACACGTCAATTGAACTGTGGCATTTAAAGAACTCCGAGAGATATGAACAATTTTCAATGTACGACCCCTCGCCAGAGGACTTTGAAATTTCTACAACTGGAATCTTGTTGACCGAATTTATCACAAAAAGCGATCAATCTCGTGACTACGATTCACtgcaaatgaaaaaaggaaCTTCAAACCAACATCGACCAGATGACCCCAGGAGGGGTCCCACAGCAGAAAGCTTTCGTATAGTGAATTGGGCAGTAGCATTACTATTCGTATCTTTTGTCGGACTCTGCAGTGCTACAGTGTATGGATTTGAAGCTGTAAAAAGACACAGTCATGTCATGATATTGTTTGTAGTGATTTTTGCAGTTTTGAGCATGTTTGCTATAATCGTGATCTTACTACAGCCTCAGAACACAACCAAGATATCATTCAAGGCACCATTGGTACCAGCTCTGCCCATACTCGCcgtttttttcaatgttttcctAATGCTGAAATTGTCCAGATTGACATGGATTCGCTTTGGGGTCTGGATGGGTTTAG GTATGTTATTATATTTTGGATATAGCGTTTGGAACAGCCAAGAACGGCAACAAATGTCCCCTCTCTTGGAGCAGAAGATATTTGACAGACAAGTTCTTCTTGCAGATGATCCAGACGTTATTGACTTTGGCTATGAAATGGAGACAATTCCTGCACATAGGGACAATTCGGCTAATCTTTCACCAATTGCGTTTAAATGGGACAGtttgtaa
- the LOC138052142 gene encoding high affinity cationic amino acid transporter 1-like isoform X2 translates to MERISKAFCRRKVIDATTIHRTELLRCLTKLDLTTLGVASTLGVGVYILTGTLARNIAGPGIVLSFLVAASASLLAGLCYAEFAARVPRVGSAYTFSYVTIGELCAFMIGWNLILEYVIAASSVARAWSSYLDSALLNDVIRNFTMSSIGRLGAAGAIANYPDFLASFAVLVITITLCFGVKITSKTNNVITAINLLVLMFIIIAGSSFAQSKNWTDDFLPYGFSGVMSASASAFYAFVGFDIIAASVEESNNPSKDVPVATILTIGVCFLAYFGVSAVLTLMLPYDQLAERSALPEAFAIRGAPWAKYIITVGALCGLSASLIGGLFPLPRMLYAMASDGLIFKFLAKVHPKTEIPVIATVLSGVLAAFLALIFDLAALVEMMSIGTLLAYTIVALCVLLLRYQPGTVGIVKGEEDIFSTIEDNSVQGEYEKEDTRLMNETNGPTLETAGRAALGIYCSLAVFFFTSIFVIWGGEALLKAQSWAILLAVVLSVLLIASIVLLVRQPQNKTPLPFQVPCVPAIPLLSIFINVFLILKLSYLTWIRFAVWMTIGLSIYIFYGLRHSVEGKRQSEQEGYVPLQQMDSKKNDQGE, encoded by the exons ATGGAGCGCATCTCAAAAGCGTTTTGTCGAAGGAAGGTTATCGACGCAACCACCATCCACAGAACAGAGCTTCTACGCTGTTTGACAAAGTTGGATTTGACAACGCTTGGCGTCGCTTCGACATTAGGGGTTGGTGTGTACATCCTCACTGGAACTTTAGCGCGAAATATAGCTGGGCCTGGTATTGTCTTGTCGTTTTTAGTGGCCGCTTCAGCCAGCCTTCTCGCCGGTCTTTGTTATGCCGAATTTGCAGCCAGAGTTCCCCGAGTTGGTTCGGCTTACACTTTCAGTTATGTCACCATCGGTGAATTATGCGCTTTCATGATCGGTTGGAACCTGATTCTCGAGTACGTAATAGCAGCTTCTTCGGTGGCTCGAGCTTGGAGCTCTTACTTAGATTCTGCTTTACTAAACGACGTCATACGAAATTTCACGATGTCTAGCATCGGAAGACTCGGCGCTGCTGGGGCCATTGCAAACTATCCTGACTTTCTCGCGTCTTTTGCAGTTCTTGTAATTACAATAACATTATGCTTTGGCGTAAAGATTACTTCGAAGACAAACAATGTAATAACAGCCATCAACTTATTGGTCTTGATGTTTATCATCATCGCTGGAAGCAGTTTTGCTCAAAGCAAGAACTGGACCGATGATTTTTTGCCATACGGATTTTCTGGCGTGATGTCTGCCTCCGCATCGGCTTTTTACGCATTTGTTGGGTTTGATATTATTGCCGCATCTGTGGAAGAATCAAACAATCCTTCAAAAGATGTACCTGTAGCTACAATACTCACCATAG GTGTATGTTTCCTGGCCTATTTTGGGGTCTCCGCCGTGTTAACACTCATGTTACCCTACGATCAGTTAGCTGAGAGAAGTGCTCTTCCTGAGGCATTCGCCATTCGAGGGGCCCCGTGGGCCAAATACATCATTACTGTGGGAGCCCTCTGTGGACTGAGCGCCTCTCTTATCGGAGGCTTGTTTCCTTTACCAAGGATGCTGTACGCCATGGCGAGTGATGGCCTCATTTTCAA GTTTCTAGCTAAAGTGCACCCTAAAACAGAGATTCCAGTTATTGCCACTGTCTTGTCCGGCGTACTAGCGGCGTTCCTTGCCTTGATATTCGACCTTGCTGCTCTGGTTGAAATGATGTCTATTGGTACTCTACTCGCCTACACGATAGTGGCCTTGTGTGTTCTCTTGCTCCGCTATCAGCCGGGCACTGTGGGCATTGTTAAAGGTGAAGAAGACATATTTTCCACCATTGAAGACAACTCAGTTCAAGGCGAATACGAAAAGGAAGATACTCGACTGATGAACGAAACTAATGGTCCCACCCTCGAAACAGCTGGTCGTGCAGCTCTTGGAATCTACTGTAGCCTAGCTGTGTTTTTCTTCACCAGTATCTTCGTAATTTGGGGAGGCGAGGCTCTTCTCAAGGCTCAATCATGGGCCATTCTTCTGGCTGTTGTATTAAGTGTTCTCCTGATTGCCAGCATAGTGCTCCTTGTGCGTCAGCCCCAAAATAAGACGCCCCTACCGTTTCAAGTGCCTTGTGTACCTGCAATCCCTTTGCTCTCAATATTTATCAATGTATTCCTGATTCTGAAGCTGTCGTATCTGACGTGGATACGGTTTGCTGTTTGGATGACAATAG GTTTATCAATATACATATTCTACGGGCTCCGGCACAGTGTGGAAGGCAAGAGGCAGAGCGAACAAGAAGGTTATGTACCCTTACAGCAAATGGACAGCAAAAAAAATGATCAAGGAGAGTAA
- the LOC138052142 gene encoding cationic amino acid transporter 2-like isoform X1 has protein sequence MVHGISHPKMAFLVKRFTQKKLIDSKSLSQSELSRCLSTFDLTSLGIGGTLGAGVYVLTGEVARSIAGPSIVISFFIAALASVLCGLCYAEFGARVPKAGSAYIYSYVTVGELCAFVIGWNLFLEYVIGGSSVARAWSDYFDSILNDRIRNFTLSHIGQMDVAGLSHPDFLAFFLVLLVTFILSFGVKNTSRFNNLCTLINLFVIAFIICVGIYFSKVENWTRDFAPYGVSGVFSGAATCFYAFVGFDVIATSGEEARNPSRVIPISIVLSLGVCFLAYFGVSAVLTLMLPYDQLAERSALPEAFAIRGAPWAKYIITVGALCGLSASLIGGLFPLPRMLYAMASDGLIFKFLAKVHPKTEIPVIATVLSGVLAAFLALIFDLAALVEMMSIGTLLAYTIVALCVLLLRYQPGTVGIVKGEEDIFSTIEDNSVQGEYEKEDTRLMNETNGPTLETAGRAALGIYCSLAVFFFTSIFVIWGGEALLKAQSWAILLAVVLSVLLIASIVLLVRQPQNKTPLPFQVPCVPAIPLLSIFINVFLILKLSYLTWIRFAVWMTIGLSIYIFYGLRHSVEGKRQSEQEGYVPLQQMDSKKNDQGE, from the exons ATGGTCCACGGAATATCCCATCCGAAGATGGCGTTTTTGGTAAAGAGATTCACACAGAAGAAACTGATTGACTCGAAGTCGCTTTCGCAATCTGAACTGTCTCGATGTTTATCGACATTCGACTTAACTTCCTTAGGGATTGGAGGTACACTTGGAGCTGGAGTCTATGTATTAACTGGAGAGGTTGCTCGATCAATCGCCGGTCCAAGCATTGTGATTTCGTTCTTCATCGCCGCATTGGCTTCCGTTCTCTGTGGTCTCTGTTATGCTGAATTTGGCGCTCGCGTCCCGAAGGCTGGTTCAGCTTACATCTACAGTTATGTTACAGTGGGAGAACTCTGCGCTTTTGTTATTGGATGGAATTTGTTTTTAGAGTACGTCATCGGAGGTTCGTCCGTAGCACGAGCATGGAGTGATTATTTTGACTCGATACTAAACGATAGAATTCGTAATTTTACTCTGTCCCATATTGGACAAATGGACGTTGCGGGATTATCACATCCagattttttggcattttttcttGTCCTTTTGGTGACCTTCATCCTCTCCTTTGGTGTTAAAAATACGTCTAGATTCAACAATTTATGCACATTAATCAATTTATTTGTGATCGCGTTTATAATATGCGTGGGTATCTACTTCTCGAAGGTCGAGAACTGGACGCGTGATTTTGCTCCGTATGGCGTTTCTGGAGTGTTTTCAGGGGCAGCAACCTGTTTTTACGCGTTTGTTGGGTTTGATGTGATCGCGACAAGTGGTGAAGAGGCTAGGAATCCCAGTCGAGTTATCCCCATTTCCATAGTGTTGTCTTTAG GTGTATGTTTCCTGGCCTATTTTGGGGTCTCCGCCGTGTTAACACTCATGTTACCCTACGATCAGTTAGCTGAGAGAAGTGCTCTTCCTGAGGCATTCGCCATTCGAGGGGCCCCGTGGGCCAAATACATCATTACTGTGGGAGCCCTCTGTGGACTGAGCGCCTCTCTTATCGGAGGCTTGTTTCCTTTACCAAGGATGCTGTACGCCATGGCGAGTGATGGCCTCATTTTCAA GTTTCTAGCTAAAGTGCACCCTAAAACAGAGATTCCAGTTATTGCCACTGTCTTGTCCGGCGTACTAGCGGCGTTCCTTGCCTTGATATTCGACCTTGCTGCTCTGGTTGAAATGATGTCTATTGGTACTCTACTCGCCTACACGATAGTGGCCTTGTGTGTTCTCTTGCTCCGCTATCAGCCGGGCACTGTGGGCATTGTTAAAGGTGAAGAAGACATATTTTCCACCATTGAAGACAACTCAGTTCAAGGCGAATACGAAAAGGAAGATACTCGACTGATGAACGAAACTAATGGTCCCACCCTCGAAACAGCTGGTCGTGCAGCTCTTGGAATCTACTGTAGCCTAGCTGTGTTTTTCTTCACCAGTATCTTCGTAATTTGGGGAGGCGAGGCTCTTCTCAAGGCTCAATCATGGGCCATTCTTCTGGCTGTTGTATTAAGTGTTCTCCTGATTGCCAGCATAGTGCTCCTTGTGCGTCAGCCCCAAAATAAGACGCCCCTACCGTTTCAAGTGCCTTGTGTACCTGCAATCCCTTTGCTCTCAATATTTATCAATGTATTCCTGATTCTGAAGCTGTCGTATCTGACGTGGATACGGTTTGCTGTTTGGATGACAATAG GTTTATCAATATACATATTCTACGGGCTCCGGCACAGTGTGGAAGGCAAGAGGCAGAGCGAACAAGAAGGTTATGTACCCTTACAGCAAATGGACAGCAAAAAAAATGATCAAGGAGAGTAA
- the LOC138052142 gene encoding cationic amino acid transporter 2-like isoform X3, which yields MRCFWKFWRRKWIDPASLADTKLARCLSLIDLTALGVGCTLGAGVYVIACEIARDVAGPSTVISFFIAGIASVLSGLCYAEFGARVPKAGSAYVYSYVTVGELVAFIIGWNLVMEYMIGAAAIGRAWSAYFDSMVHDKIRSWILENVGSIQMEGLGGHPDFLAAAIIIILTIIQLFGVKKSTVFIFGVTCVNIVVIVFIIIMGIILARPQYWSDFMPYGPSGVLAGSATAFFAFVGFDVIATAGEEAKNPSKSIPLSIMLALSICFFAYFGVSAAVTLIWPYNMLDYGAALPKAFEHRGAHFAKYIIAVGALCGMTAAINGGLFPLPRLLYAMASDGLIFKSFARVSKATEVPFVGTIFSGILAGFLAMIFELQALVEMMSIGTLQAYTIVSTSVLILRYQPGTIGIVSSTEGDSESSQDCRSTDLLREPTERSGKISKCIIWFLFFYFFCFSAFLINGLIPMYQGEVWAIFLVGLLVIVFIAAIVLLSLQPKSSTLLPFQVPLVPCLPLASMFINIYLMMELNPATWMRFGVWMAIGLSIYIFYGLRHSVEGKRQSEQEGYVPLQQMDSKKNDQGE from the exons ATGCGTTGCTTTTGGAAGTTTTGGAGGCGGAAGTGGATAGATCCAGCATCTTTAGCAGACACAAAACTCGCTCGTTGTTTGTCTCTGATTGATTTGACCGCTTTAGGAGTTGGTTGTACGCTTGGTGCTGGTGTTTATGTCATCGCTTGTGAAATAGCTCGCGATGTTGCTGGTCCCTCCACGGTGATATCATTTTTTATCGCTGGAATCGCATCGGTTTTATCAGGATTGTGTTACGCTGAGTTCGGCGCACGTGTACCTAAAGCTGGCTCTGCTTACGTTTACAGCTATGTTACTGTAGGGGAGTTAGTCGCGTTTATTATTGGCTGGAATCTGGTGATGGAATATATGATAGGAGCTGCTGCTATTGGACGAGCGTGGAGTGCATATTTCGATTCTATGGTACATGATAAAATTAGATCCTGGATTCTCGAAAATGTTGGATCCATCCAAATGGAAGGACTTGGTGGCCATCCCGATTTCTTAGCAGCAGCAATTATTATAATCCTCACGATTATTCAACTGTTTGGTGTAAAAAAGTCTACTGTGTTTATATTCGGGGTGACTTGCGTAAATATTGTtgtcattgtttttattattatcatgggTATAATCTTAGCCAGACCTCAGTACTGGTCGGATTTCATGCCGTATGGACCTTCGGGTGTCCTTGCGGGGTCCGCTACGGCATTCTTTGCCTTCGTTGGCTTTGATGTCATTGCTACAGCTGGTGAAGAAGCAAAAAATCCAAGTAAATCAATCCCATTATCTATAATGCTAGCGTTGTccatttgtttctttgcataTTTTGGCGTTTCTGCTGCAGTGACATTAATATGGCCCTATAACATGTTAGACTATGGGGCGGCATTACCGAAAGCCTTTGAGCATCGAGGAGCACACTTTGCAAAGTACATCATTGCAGTAGGTGCGCTTTGTGGAATGACAGCTGCAATCAATGGCGGACTTTTCCCGCTGCCGCGTTTACTCTACGCTATGGCCTCCGATGGACTCATTTTCAAGAGTTTTGCCCGTGTTAGCAAAGCTACCGAGGTACCCTTTGTTGGAACAATTTTCTCGGGGATTCTGGCTGGCTTTCTTGCAATGATCTTTGAGCTGCAGGCTCTTGTAGAGATGATGTCAATAGGGACACTTCAGGCTTACACAATTGTGTCTACATCGGTACTTATTTTGCGATATCAACCTGGAACAATAGGAATTGTGAGTAGCACCGAGGGAGACTCAGAATCGAGCCAAGACTGTCGATCGACAGACCTTCTTCGAGAGCCAACAGAGCGATCAGGAAAGATTTCAAAATGCATTATTTGGTTCttgttcttttactttttctGTTTTAGTGCTTTTCTGATCAATGGCCTTATCCCAATGTATCAAGGCGAAGTTTGGGCAATCTTTCTGGTGGGGTTGTTGGTCATAGTTTTCATAGCTGCTATTGTTTTGTTGAGCTTACAACCCAAGAGCTCAACATTGTTACCATTTCAAGTTCCGCTTGTTCCTTGTCTCCCTCTCGCTTCAATGTTTATTAACATATATCTTATGATGGAGCTTAATCCTGCCACTTGGATGCGATTTGGGGTTTGGATGGCAATAG GTTTATCAATATACATATTCTACGGGCTCCGGCACAGTGTGGAAGGCAAGAGGCAGAGCGAACAAGAAGGTTATGTACCCTTACAGCAAATGGACAGCAAAAAAAATGATCAAGGAGAGTAA